A single window of Sebastes umbrosus isolate fSebUmb1 chromosome 16, fSebUmb1.pri, whole genome shotgun sequence DNA harbors:
- the LOC119504300 gene encoding uncharacterized protein LOC119504300: protein MVSSRTSQPEAIMPEFNVRRVVSKLLNSFFKGMTADQWGFLKSGSPDDATMTMMGELLLDMTAALTKAFLKSLGSRTLASEDDVQINLGDTISQGFAEALGVDVSVQCPSSKSLTTLISEEVSESVRSALSSPEGIVQRLTPPSRLNNMILHACKMCQAFIGKMKSVFSPRPRKQRTICEQSDVELEPLDAEDRHAATPSSDVVIEMKDITYVTIIIKKQLNDITEPLLVDVPDSEYMLLQSQNSREIEDVAEEIARSIAEDAVRPTPSAQKSKRSKKSIGSKIKKLLAKCFAKTCIHRIVAQMRKRFHRGSKVHSRESAKSLTKKINDLMKQPENRDLLGLGAPVINIPPGRVLEFTKVLSDLLYTHITQGPEIIPEPVIRANMRADLQRKVLGFLCLARWWQIFQSDDLVDNMRHAILGTKPRAKKPLAIAAPPAPVSVTKSRDDSARRARNEQKKNCVEVILERLVTRIFKKAKVTWTLSNVQDIIQRLFEQTWAEVEGLDFDSSPETMENLEKAIYRDLIKTWGNAMWVLVSLKGGQAAVGERIASAVKGHLMAPPRQRSCMCRCFSSMLTAMTRW from the coding sequence ATGGTATCATCAAGGACTTCCCAGCCAGAAGCCATCATGCCTGAGTTCAACGTCCGTCGCGTTGTTTCCAAGCTGCTCAATTCCTTCTTTAAGGGGATGACGGCTGATCAGTGGGGATTTTTGAAATCCGGCAGCCCCGACGACGCCACTATGACCATGATGGGAGAGTTGCTGTTGGACATGACAGCGGCCTTGACAAAAGCTTTCCTGAAATCTCTCGGGAGCAGGACCCTGGCGTCAGAGGACGATGTCCAAATCAATCTGGGCGACACAATCTCTCAGGGTTTTGCCGAAGCTCTGGGCGTCGACGTCTCGGTTCAGTGTCCGAGCTCCAAAAGCTTGACGACATTGATCTCTGAAGAGGTTTCGGAGAGCGTCCGAAGTGCCCTCTCCAGCCCCGAGGGCATAGTTCAGCGCCTCACTCCTCCCAGCAGACTCAACAACATGATTCTGCACGCCTGCAAAATGTGCCAGGCGTTCATCGGCAAGATGAAGTCGGTGTTCTCGCCTCGACCGCGCAAGCAGAGGACAATCTGCGAACAATCAGATGTGGAACTGGAACCCTTAGACGCCGAAGACCGCCATGCGGCGACGCCTTCGTCGGATGTCGTGATTGAGATGAAAGACATCACGTATGTCACAATCATCATCAAGAAGCAGTTGAACGACATCACCGAACCTCTCTTGGTTGACGTGCCGGACTCCGAGTACATGCTGCTGCAGTCTCAAAACTCTCGGGAGATTGAAGATGTCGCGGAAGAAATCGCTCGGAGTATCGCCGAAGATGCTGTAAGACCGACTCCGTCGGCGCAGAAGAGCAAACGCTCCAAGAAAAGCATCGGAAGCAAAATTAAGAAGCTTTTGGCAAAGTGCTTTGCCAAAACGTGCATCCATCGCATCGTGGCACAGATGAGGAAAAGATTCCACCGGGGCTCCAAAGTTCACAGCCGAGAGTCGGCAAAGTCTCTCACAAAGAAGATTAACGATCTGATGAAACAACCAGAAAACCGCGATCTTCTGGGACTCGGTGCTCCAGTCATAAACATTCCCCCCGGTCGAGTCTTGGagttcacaaaggtcttaagtgatctcctctacacacacatcacacaagGGCCAGAGATCATCCCCGAGCCGGTGATACGTGCCAACATGCGCGCCGACTTGCAGCGGAAGGTGCTCGGTTTCCTGTgtctggccagatggtggcagatCTTTCAGTCCGACGACCTCGTCGACAATATGAGACACGCCATACTGGGGACTAAGCCCAGGGCCAAGAAACCTTTGGCAATCGCTGCACCGCCTGCCCCGGTATCCGTGACGAAGAGTCGTGATGACTCTGCACGGCGAGCACggaatgaacaaaaaaaaaactgcgtTGAGGTGATCTTGGAGAGGCTGGTCACGCGGATCTTCAAGAAGGCAAAAGTGACCTGGACCCTTTCAAACGTCCAGGACATCATCCAGCGCCTTTTTGAACAAACGTGGGCCGAAGTCGAAGGTCTCGATTTCGATTCCAGCCCAGAAACAATGGAAAATCTCGAAAAGGCCATTTACCGGGACCTGATTAAGACGTGGGGCAATGCGATGTGGGTGCTGGTGTCCTTGAAAGGGGGTCAAGCGGCTGTTGGAGAGCGTATCGCCTCCGCCGTCAAAGGTCACCTGATGGCACCACCGAGGCAGAGGTCCTGCATGTGCAGGTGCTTCTCTTCTATGCTCACCGCCATGACGAGGTGGTAA